A stretch of DNA from Vanrija pseudolonga chromosome 6, complete sequence:
ATGTACATGCCACCGAAACGCCACAGCTGCCTGCTGGACAGTGGACCAGCGACTGCGGCAATGGCAAACGTCACGGACGCGGTGCGCTGGGTTTCCTCCAGTCCCTGGAGAGAAGGAACTGCGCGCTCCATGATGGCGGGCATGATGAGGTCGGGCTCCAAGATggccaggcggcgcagagTCGAGATTGCAGGCTGCGCAGACTCCATGTCCTTGTTGAACATGGCTGTGAGGGCCACTGGACGCAGGCAGAGGACAAAGGCTCGCTTGATCTCTGGGGTCAGGCGCCACTCGGCTGGCGTCTTGCATGTaggctcctcctcctgcttcCAGCGCTGAACAAAGTTGTTGGTAAGGTGTGAGAGGAAGACGGTAAGGAAGGCCGACCAAGGGCCAGAGTTGCTGGGGTGGAAGAAGGTCTCGCAGCTAGTGATGAGCTGCGAAAGGTGGTCGAGTGCCTTGGACCCAGCCAGATACTTGCGGCTGCGCTCAATACGCTCACCGGCCGCGGCCAGCGAGTCATTGCTACCGGAACGAGTCATGGCCGTTGCCGCACCGTTCTTTAAACGCGAAACGGGGTCACTGTGGGGCAGGTTGCTCGGGCCGGGAGTGGCAGCACGAGTTGGGGCCCCGTTGGTCCCGAAAGGCTGGATAGGAGAGTCTTCAGCCATGCTGTAGATGATGACCTCGGCCAGACTTTGGGTACGGTCGATAGGCTTCTTGGCGTCCAGGATCTTCTTGCTGGTGCGCGCATCAGAAGCAGTGATCGACATGCTATGCTGGGACGCCACTGATCCTCCAACGGGGACGTCTACGCCGAGGTCAGCTTAACGCCACCGACTTGGCGCGCCACCAACTCACTGAGCGACCTCAGACACTTGGACATGACAAACTCAAACTCTTGCTCGGTGAAGATGCCGACATCCTTTCGAATGCCCGCCCACTTGGGGTCGctcgtctcctcctcgggtGGCAGCAGCTGGGGGTCCACCCAATAGTTgaggccgtcctcgtcgttgacgaccttgccctCGTAGTCGAGAATGCGGTGGCGATGCATCCTCTCCGCTCGGCGAATGCTGGGGTTCTTGGCCTGCTCCTCAGGGGTGTTGACGCGTCCACGAGGAATGCGCCCGATCAGAGAGGGGTCTGAACGAGCGGGGTCGACGTGGGCAATGGCGAGCTGTCCGAGGAGATCTGATGCCTGATCGTCCCATAATCCGCTGTTAAGGCCGTACCACAGGCGGAAGACTGATATGTTAGGACCTGCACACGGAGGGACACTTACTGAGGGGCAGCCACCTTTGGCAATGGGAAATGGGCAGGAAGTGGACAAGGAAGAGCTGCGTGGCAAGGATCGAGTCCATGCTGGGGTCAAACTGGGGGAGAATAACCTCGAGCATCTCGTCCACCTCTGAAGGGTGGAAGAACCTCTGCGCCATCTCGGCCACATTGAGGTACACTGGGGCGAGATTGACCGAGTGTCGGGCGAGCTTGTTGGGGTGGGGGAACAGCTCGTTGTACAACGCATCGTACAGAGGGCGCCAAGGAATGCGCAAGTCGTGAATACTCAATGTGCGGTCGCTGTTGTCAGCGCGGGCGGATTGTTGTTAACGTACCTGAGGAAAGCAATGAGGTCATTGGCGCGATCCTCAACAAACGAGGTTCCCATTCCTGGAATGACTGGGTCATTAGCGTACGAGGGCGGTGAGTACCCACAGATGATTTCATAGAACAGGAAGATGAGACGAATGCGGATCTCCTTCTTCATGGGGTAGCCCATGCTCATCCAGCTGGCCGTCAGCGCTACCCAGCGGTGCTCACTTACATGTTGAGCGTAGAGTTCCACATACGGAACCCAAGACCCCACTCGCGCGCTTTGACACACTCGGTCAAACGCGTCACAATGAGCTCGAGCCGGTCGTCCATCTCTGCCAATGACTCGACCTCGTAAGGAAGAGACAGTGGCAGACCAAGACATGAGAGGCGGTCGTCATCGGGCTTATCGTGGGGAACGCCACAGGGGATAGACAACGAAGGAGAAGCATTGATTGTGGACGCGAGGGGATCAAAGGCGGTGGCGACAGTGAAGGAAGGCGGAGATTTCGTGCGTTGAGCCAATAAAGCCATGAGCGACATGTTGGAGGTCGTTGGAGCGGGGGGAAGGATGTTGGAGAGGAGACCAAAGCCGCGTCGTTCATAAGTAAAAGGGGGAAGGAAGGGACAGTCAGCAGTTGCTCGCGCGAGTCGGGGGCCAGGCCAAAGGGCAAGCCGCCAACACCACTCACATTGACTGTCCTCGTCTCTCCGTCCTTTGCGTAGTCGCGTGCTAGGCGATTGTCGACGGGTGACGGCCACATGATGCCTAGATCTTCGGCGTAGTAGTCGTCTGGTGTGCGCAagcggcgtcggtgagggAGCGGGGCAGATCGTTTAGACCGCAGTAGTCGCAggttgcggcggcgacggatCATTGTTTGGGGATCCCAAGCCGCGAGAGGAGAGTCGAGGAGAACGGAGGGAAGTGACATTGAGAGAGGGGCGTTAAGAGgagacgaggagcgcgaggaggggaGTAAGTGTTCGAGACGAGTGCACGTCGCAAGCGTCGAGATGGGCGAGAGAGGTCACGGTGGGTCGTCGTGTCGGAGAGAACAATGGGGGGAAGCATCGTCAGCGCATGTCCGAGCCCCTCTGTGCCTCTGTCCGTTCTCTGCACGCTTCCTTCAAGGGCTTGCCTTCCCTCTGGCTGTGCTCCTTCGCCCCGAGGTCGGTCCCACGTCCATCGCACACAGACCTCGCCACACACAAGTGTGCGGCAAGTGCACCTCGACGTCTCACAGTCTCGAGGGGCGCAATGGCAATGGGTTGgacgccccccccccccccccatcggcggcgcgcgcgcgcgcccatcTGCCGGGATCGGCTTCGGCCAAGCCAACTCCAATCAACCCACTCCCAGACGCGCACGCGACTCACCAAACTCAAACTGATCTAAATCGTCGGCAGTGCCACCAAGGTCGTCGAAATCAGCGTCTtcttcgtcgccgtcgtcgtagtaGTCGTCGAAGAAGCCACCAGACTCAACGGTCGAATCGTGGCCGTAGAAGGGTCGGGTGATAGGTGTGTGCGAGCGAGGCAGAGGCGATGCTACACAAAGACGAGCGTCAGTCAGCATACGTGGCGGCGGGAATCATGAACGACGCGCACACAAAGACTTACGGGCCAGGAGTGTCGTGGTTCGACGGTCTGCCAGTGATCCCACAGGTGCCGTCATAGGCACTTTgaaagtggaggtggagcAGACGGTTGGGATGACTATCGTCGCAAGATGTGCTGCTGTTGGAGTAGTAGGTCTTGACTTGACAGTCACAGCAGGGTGGCCTGCGCCTTGTGTGTATCGTCCCAAACGATTGTCCCGGTCGGTGGTGTGGCGACGCGCGTTTGAATGAaaagacgaggacgactcgtAGGACCCAGATgtcatcgtcgtcactgGTGGACTGACTGGGTTTGCCGGTGGGCCGTGAGTCGCTGGGTCAGTGGGTCGGTGGGTCGGTGGGTCGGGGTCCAGTGACTTGGCTGTCTGGCTgtgcggtgggtgggtgaaCGCATacgaccgcggcggcgccgccctccacaaccagggggggggggtgatTCAGCCTTGGGAGCCAAGCCACGCGGATTTGCTCCCGCCGATCACAGACGGTGACGCGGTGACGCGGTGGCTCCCAACCAGTCAAGGATGAACACAAAGCACGACAGTCATGAGGGCCCTATATGGGGGGTTTGAATAAATACAATAAATGATGTGTATATGTGGATTATGATAATGTCCAAGGTTCCATCCTCCACGTGGAATTTTACGTAAGCCTCCCCCCACCTTCCCGAGGCCTGCCAGCCTTCTGACGCTGCGGTGGCGtcgctggtggcggcggtggtggcggcagcgcggcagGAAGGCGAGGCCCAGACACCTGACGGCGCCGCGAGACAGTGCCGTGGCGTCttgcgccgtgccgcccgccgcgacatTGCGATTTGCTTTCATATTGCTGCGTTCTGTACGATTCCTGGTCGGGAACTGGTTTAGGCAGACACGGGTCGGGGCGGGTTTGATTTCGCGGCATGCGGCGCGCATGAGTCACAACCCGGCGCGATGCCGTTGACCCTGAGGGGATGAGCCCTTCTGCTGGTGGTAGGATGGACTCACGGTCAGTAGCTGGCTCTAGCGGGTTTGAATCTGACACTGGGTAGCAGGGGTGGTGGTACTGGCCTTGTGGGCCCGTGGCTTTGGTGCCTCGCTGCACGCTGGCAGGTTGCTGGTCTTGCAAACCGATCCCTATGGGTGCCTGGAGCCGCACGGTGCTGTCAAACTCTGGCCCGTGCGCCTTGCGCCCCGTCCCCCCCCCTCACCCAACCAACCCGACCCGTCTTTGCTTCCCTGACCCTTTTGAACTTGCCTTGCTCCGCCATGCCGGCCCAGACCAAAGGTCAAGCCAAAgtccaagcccaagcccacaCACCATCTGCCCTCGTTTTGGATGGCGCAAGGACGACACACACTGACTCACTGGGCCACCACACAAACTGCTTTGAGCGTTTCGCGACAACCCCGAAGTTGATGCGCCCCTTGCTCGTCCTCCACCCCCGTTTCGACTGCAAGCtacccgcagcagcaaccgccgccgccgccgccgcctctgcctgTCTCTCTTTGCTTGGTTCAGAGCCCGGCCGAAAGAGCAAACGCATACGCCAACTGGCATCTTCCTTTCCTTTGACTGCTGCACACAACCATCCTTTTGTCTACTCAAAACCAGAGTAATTGTCTGCACGCGTACAGTGCGAAACCATCAAACCCAGGActgccagccaggcagcaaGCCCAAACAGCAGCCCCTAGCTAGGTCAGACATTTGGACACAATCCGCCCCTCGAGACTTCAGCCCCCCGCCGTCTTTTCCCCCCGGGTGCGCGTCGCAACTGGACCCTGTCTCGCGTTCCCCACCCTTGCCTACCACACAACGCAGgaagcccagcccagccagccagtcagccagccaacGCCAGCAGCAACGCCAGCGCAGCCAAGCTACAGCGCCTACGCCCTTGTCGTCCCCCTCGGTCCCCCCTtgccccctccgccccgcccccccctCTCTTCCCCGACCATCCAATTGCCTCGCATCCACGACCATTGTGACTCTTTGGTTAGCTACCGTCCTTCCCTTGAACCGTGACAGGTCAcgtccgtcgtcgaccaAGCTTCAGTGTGCTTGCTACCTGCTAGCtgccatcaccaccaccaaccacgACACACAGAcacgcgccgccatcgccgccgtcgccgcccactcTACCAGCGACACTTCATTCGCGTGCAACATCACAAACGCGACATCCTTTGATTGCTGCCAACTCCTTCCTTCATctcggccgcagcagcatcagcagcagcagcaacagcagtcACCACCCCCTTTTCGCGCGTCGTCCTTGACTTatctcgccgcgcgcccacgACATCCatccccacccacacacgtCTAGTCGACGCATACCTCGTCCAACACATCCGTGCGGAGCACGGACACGTGTAACACCCCCCAGTTTGCGAGGACCATTCGCTTTGCATTGGCCTGAACAATCGCCCTCTGTCCGCGACAAGTCCacgacgacacacacacaacacaccctacacacacactgcaccgctgtcgtcttcctcgacacCTCTATCGACTTGGCATCCCCTTTCCACACATCCCATGTCGACTCATCATACCAGCCCGAAGCgggttggcgtcggcgccattCGCCATCCCCAAGCAGAGTGTGAGTGCCCTCGAGGCCACGTACTTAAACTCGGCCATCCCCCCGCGCGTTCATAATACTCACACCCACCTACAGACACCGGGGCAACTCCAATGAGCAGCACCGCCGACTTGCCCATTAGCAACACGTACTCGATCAAGCCTTCGCGCAACTCGACTGGGTACGCGACGGGATCCGACTACTCGCTGGGAATgacggccacgacgagggcgccaaACGCCATGCTCGCTAGCCCCCCTTCCGCCTTCCGCACCCAGGAGATCACCCCCAACTTTGCCGCGCCTTCACACCCATCCACGTCAAGGCAGTACTCTGACACGTCGCTGGCTCCGtcgcagtcgtcgtcgtcttaCGGCCAGTACTCGGCGTCCAATTCGCCAAACCTCAACAGGCACTCGTACACGCTGAATCCCGGACCCCAGGCGCCCCAGCCTCCACGTCCCGTTCGTTCCGGCACCCTGCCTGCTGGCGAGCACCCGGGTGCTGGCCTCAACGGCCACTATGCCAACCCCACCTACTCAATGATCAGCCCCAACAACGGTACCTATGGAGCCCCCTCCATCCCatcggtgccggtggtgccaTTCCAGAGTGGACCGCTGGAGCAGAGCTTCGAGTCAAAGCTCTCGTTGGGTCCAACCATCCCCGTCCAGATGGGGCAGGACGCGCCAAAGGACACTGGTGCTCCTCCCACCGTTCGCGCCCGCAGTGGTACTGGCAAGAGCTCCAAGGACAAGAAGTCCGTCTTTGGATTCATGAGTGGTACGTTTGCGACACATCGCGATACTAACCGTCCCAGACCTCCTGAACAACTCGAACACCAAGCAGCCGGTCATCTCGACACCATACGACCCGATTCACCTCACTCACGTTGGTTTCGACTACAACACTGGCCAGTACACTGGTATGCCCCAGGAGTGGCAGAAGATTCTTGACGACAACGGCATCACCCGTGCCGAGCAAGAGGAGAACCCCGACAAGGTCTTGGCTGTGGTCCAGTTCTACCAGAACCGCGACGCTCCCGAGGCTgcggatgacgaggatgtgTGGAACAAGATGCGTGGCGTCCAGCCAAGCCACCACATGTCGCCAGGCAGCTCGCCACAACCGCCCTCGACAGACATGTCGCGAGAGAACAGCAACGACAATGGCTTCGACCCGCACACCTTCCACAACCCTGTAGGTCGGACTGTATCGACAGCCCCTGACAAGCAGCGTGCGGCCCCCGCGCCTCCCCTTGGCTCTCAGACCAActtgcgcgccgagcgtgccgcgccAAGTGCTCCTGGCCAGAAGCCCCGTGTGCctcagtcgtcgtcgccatcgactCAGCCGCTCGCCCCCTCGACTCTCGATCGCTCCATCTCGCAGCGCGCCCCTTCCAACACGTCGTCAAAGCCGCTCGACCGCTCCATCTCTACCCGTGCCCCACCAACGCAAAAGCCATCGCCGCCCCTCCACAAGTCGCAGTCGCAGTCTGGCCGCCGCAGggagcgcgaacgcgagcGTGAGCCGACTCCTGGTGCTAGCACTCCCGCCGGTGGTGTCGCGCGCTCCACGACCAAGGGTCGTGAGGctggtgcgccgcgccgacgagacaaggccaaggagaacGAGGAGGTCATTCGCCAGCTGCAGACGATCTGCTCGCCCGGTGACCCCAACCTTATCTACAAGAACCTTGTCAAGATTGGTCAAGGTGCTTCGGGCGGTGTCTTCACCGCCTACGACCGCAGCCAGACGCCGGTCGCCATCAAGCAGATGAACCTTGAGAAGCAGCCCAAGCAGGACCTGATCATCAACGAGATTCTCGTCATGAGGGAGTCTGCCCACCCCAACATTGTCAACTTCAAGGACTCGTACCTCTGGAAGGGTGACCTTTGGGTCGTCATGGAGTACATGGAGGGTGGTTCTCTTACCGACGTGGTCACTGCCCACTGCATGTCGGAGGCACAGATTGCCGCCGTCAGCCGTGAGACC
This window harbors:
- the SMU1 gene encoding Serine/threonine-protein kinase SMU1; translation: MSTHHTSPKRVGVGAIRHPQAEYTGATPMSSTADLPISNTYSIKPSRNSTGYATGSDYSLGMTATTRAPNAMLASPPSAFRTQEITPNFAAPSHPSTSRQYSDTSLAPSQSSSSYGQYSASNSPNLNRHSYTLNPGPQAPQPPRPVRSGTLPAGEHPGAGLNGHYANPTYSMISPNNGTYGAPSIPSVPVVPFQSGPLEQSFESKLSLGPTIPVQMGQDAPKDTGAPPTVRARSGTGKSSKDKKSVFGFMSDLLNNSNTKQPVISTPYDPIHLTHVGFDYNTGQYTGMPQEWQKILDDNGITRAEQEENPDKVLAVVQFYQNRDAPEAADDEDVWNKMRGVQPSHHMSPGSSPQPPSTDMSRENSNDNGFDPHTFHNPRAAPAPPLGSQTNLRAERAAPSAPGQKPRVPQSSSPSTQPLAPSTLDRSISQRAPSNTSSKPLDRSISTRAPPTQKPSPPLHKSQSQSGRRREREREREPTPGASTPAGGVARSTTKGREAGAPRRRDKAKENEEVIRQLQTICSPGDPNLIYKNLVKIGQGASGGVFTAYDRSQTPVAIKQMNLEKQPKQDLIINEILVMRESAHPNIVNFKDSYLWKGDLWVVMEYMEGGSLTDVVTAHCMSEAQIAAVSRETCEGLRHLHSKGVIHRDIKSDNILLSLNGDVKLTDFGFCARIADPMSTKRTTMVGTPYWMAPEVVTRKEYGPKVDIWSLGIMAIEMLEGEPPYLNENPLRALYLIATNGTPKIKDWDKLSSVFRDYLQRCLTVDSEKRPSAEQLLGHEFFKYAAKLSSLSGMIKSARKGN